The following are from one region of the Salmo trutta chromosome 20, fSalTru1.1, whole genome shotgun sequence genome:
- the LOC115155718 gene encoding charged multivesicular body protein 2b: protein MSCEGLEQIDQEISACCYSYSLAAHGLEAHTLYLGLVFGFSFNLCAMASLFKKKTVDDIIKEQAKELRGTQRQITRDRAALEKQEKQMEMEIKKMAKSGNREACKILAKQLVQLRKQKNRTYAVSSKVTSMSTQTKVMNSQMKMAGAMSTTAKTMQAVNKKMDPQKTLQTMKDFQKENMKMGMTEDMINDTLDEIFVESGDEEESQDIVNQVLDEIGIEIAGKMVRAPAAGKSLPTASPKRKTQISDDEIERQLRALGVD, encoded by the exons ATGTCATGTGAAGGGCTGGAACAGATCGACCAGGAAATCTCAGCTTGTTGCTACAGCTACAGTTTAGCTGCCCACGGCCTGGAAGCACATACATTGTATTTAGGCCTAGTATTTGGTTTTAGTTTTAATTTGTGCGCCATGGCTTCTCTATTCAAGAAGAAGACAGTCGACG acattaTAAAGGAACAGGCTAAGGAGCTTCGTGGTACTCAGAGACAGATCACTAGAGACAGAGCTGCTCTGGAGAAACAAGAGAAACAAATG GAGATGGAGATAAAGAAGATGGCTAAGTCTGGGAACCGCGAGGCGTGTAAGATCTTGGCCAAGCAGCTGGTCCAGCTGAGGAAGCAGAAGAACAGGACCTACGCCGTCAGTTCAAAGGTCACCTCCATGTCCACACAGACCAAGGTCATGAATTCTCAGATGAAGATGGCTGGAGCCATGTCCACTACGGCTAAG aCGATGCAGGCGGTGAACAAGAAGATGGATCCACAGAAGACCCTCCAGACCATGAAGGACTTTCAGAAAGAGAACATGAAGATGGGCATGACTGAGGACATGA TCAACGATACGTTAGATGAGATATTTGTGGAATCAGGAGACGAGGAAGAATCTCAGGACATTGTGAACCAGGTTCTGGATGAGATCGGCATCGAGATCGCTGGAAAG atggTGAGAGCCCCAGCAGCAGGGAAGAGTCTCCCTACTgcttctcctaaacggaaaacgCAGATCTCTGATGACGAGATAGAGCGACAACTCCGAGCCCTGGGAgtagactaa